In a genomic window of [Empedobacter] haloabium:
- a CDS encoding DHA2 family efflux MFS transporter permease subunit, which translates to MSSPDTVKRYLPWVVATALFMEQLDSTIVNTAIPSMAISLMVTPLSLKAVVTSYILSLAVAIPVSGWMADRYGTRRVFMTAIGIFTVASVLCGLSVNSPMLVAARLLQGFGAAMMMPVGRLTIVRTFPKAELLTAMNFVIIPALIGPLLGPTVGGLIVHWLSWREIFFINVPVGLAAIWLAHRHMPDYHGDGPRPLDVMGLILFGTGVALLSWLLEVFGEHKLDVTSAAVLFFIAGSLLAAYAWHAGREEHPLLRLSLFRIRTFRISVLGGFFTRLGVGGLPFLLPLLYQVGMGLPAWQSGLLMMPAAAAAMGMKFISVRLLKRFGYRQVLVVNTVLIGVTIAMFSFVQLGTPIYAIVAISLCQGFFNSLQFSSMNSIAYADVEQRDSSMASTMASSMQQLSMSFGLACGSLITGWYLGDLPQTDRVVLTSALHQAFLTLAGLTIVSSLTFWTLKREDGASISQGSPAPTTPAATTERKFP; encoded by the coding sequence ATGTCCAGTCCTGACACCGTCAAACGCTATCTGCCCTGGGTCGTCGCGACGGCCCTCTTCATGGAGCAGCTCGACTCCACCATCGTCAACACCGCCATCCCGAGCATGGCCATCAGCCTGATGGTCACGCCACTGAGTCTGAAGGCCGTGGTCACCAGCTATATCCTCAGCCTGGCCGTCGCCATTCCCGTCAGCGGCTGGATGGCCGACCGCTACGGCACCCGGCGCGTGTTCATGACCGCCATCGGCATCTTCACCGTCGCCTCCGTGCTGTGCGGCCTGTCCGTCAATTCGCCGATGCTGGTCGCGGCCCGGTTGCTGCAAGGGTTCGGCGCGGCGATGATGATGCCGGTGGGCCGGCTGACGATCGTGCGCACGTTTCCGAAGGCGGAGCTGCTGACGGCAATGAACTTCGTGATCATCCCGGCCTTGATCGGGCCTTTGCTGGGACCGACGGTCGGCGGCCTGATCGTGCACTGGCTGTCGTGGCGCGAGATCTTCTTCATCAACGTGCCCGTGGGCCTGGCCGCGATCTGGCTGGCGCACCGCCATATGCCGGACTACCACGGCGACGGGCCCCGCCCTCTGGACGTGATGGGATTGATACTGTTCGGTACCGGCGTCGCGTTGTTGTCATGGCTGCTGGAAGTCTTCGGCGAGCACAAGCTGGATGTGACGTCGGCAGCGGTGCTGTTCTTCATCGCCGGCAGCCTGCTGGCGGCCTATGCCTGGCATGCCGGCCGTGAGGAACATCCGCTGCTGCGCCTGTCGCTGTTCCGCATCCGCACCTTTCGCATTTCCGTGCTGGGCGGCTTCTTCACTCGCCTGGGTGTGGGTGGCCTGCCGTTCCTGCTGCCGCTGCTGTACCAGGTCGGCATGGGCCTGCCGGCGTGGCAATCCGGCCTCCTGATGATGCCGGCCGCGGCGGCCGCGATGGGCATGAAGTTCATTTCGGTGCGGCTGTTGAAGCGTTTCGGTTACCGCCAGGTGCTGGTCGTGAATACGGTACTGATCGGCGTGACGATCGCCATGTTCTCGTTTGTGCAGCTGGGCACGCCGATTTACGCCATCGTCGCCATCAGCCTGTGCCAGGGCTTTTTCAACTCACTGCAGTTCTCCAGCATGAACAGCATCGCCTATGCCGACGTGGAGCAGCGCGATTCCAGCATGGCCAGCACGATGGCCAGCTCGATGCAGCAGCTGTCGATGAGCTTCGGTCTGGCTTGTGGTTCCCTGATCACCGGCTGGTACCTGGGCGACCTGCCGCAGACGGACCGGGTGGTCCTGACGAGCGCCCTGCACCAGGCGTTTCTGACGCTGGCCGGGCTGACGATCGTATCGTCGCTGACGTTCTGGACGCTGAAACGGGAAGACGGCGCCAGCATCAGCCAGGGCAGCCCGGCACCGACGACGCCGGCCGCGACGACCGAGAGAAAGTTTCCTTAA
- a CDS encoding cobalamin-binding protein, with protein MNKLILAGLLAPLVAQAAITVRDDDGQLVTLARPAQRVISMAPHVTELLFAAGGGERIVGAVDFSDYPEAAKAIPRVGSNREVDLERIIALKPDLIVVWRHGSSERQIDMLRKLNVPLYHSEPKKLDAIADNVANMGKLLGTEKTADATAQDLRRQLTALRARYAGRPPVRTFYQVWDKPLYTLNGAHIVSDALKVCGGENIFASQKVTAPVVSIEAVLQADPEAVFSTAEKEQGGAGMWRQYPNMKATRQGNLFTIDGHLVNRAGPRMVQGTVSLCEALETARQRRKH; from the coding sequence ATGAACAAGCTGATTCTGGCCGGGCTGCTGGCGCCGCTGGTCGCCCAGGCCGCGATTACCGTACGCGACGACGATGGCCAGCTGGTGACGCTGGCCAGGCCCGCGCAACGCGTGATCTCGATGGCGCCGCACGTCACGGAACTGCTGTTCGCGGCCGGCGGCGGCGAGCGCATCGTCGGCGCCGTCGATTTCAGCGACTATCCGGAAGCGGCCAAGGCGATCCCGCGCGTGGGCAGCAACCGCGAGGTCGACCTGGAGCGCATCATCGCGCTGAAACCGGACCTGATTGTGGTCTGGCGCCACGGCAGCTCGGAGCGGCAGATCGACATGCTGCGCAAGCTGAACGTGCCGCTGTACCACAGCGAGCCGAAGAAGCTGGACGCCATCGCCGACAACGTCGCCAACATGGGCAAGCTGCTGGGCACCGAAAAGACGGCGGACGCGACGGCGCAGGACCTGCGCCGCCAACTGACCGCCCTGCGCGCGCGCTATGCAGGCCGCCCGCCGGTACGCACGTTCTACCAGGTATGGGACAAGCCGCTGTACACGCTGAACGGCGCGCACATCGTCAGCGATGCGCTGAAGGTGTGCGGCGGTGAGAACATCTTCGCCAGCCAGAAGGTGACCGCGCCCGTCGTCAGCATCGAGGCGGTGCTGCAGGCCGATCCGGAAGCGGTGTTCAGCACCGCCGAGAAGGAACAGGGCGGTGCCGGCATGTGGCGGCAGTATCCGAACATGAAGGCGACGCGCCAGGGCAACCTGTTCACCATCGACGGCCACCTCGTCAATCGGGCGGGGCCGCGCATGGTGCAGGGAACCGTGTCGCTGTGCGAAGCGCTGGAGACGGCGCGGCAGCGCCGGAAACACTGA
- a CDS encoding cobyric acid synthase, with translation MRFPYSTLMVQGTTSDAGKSTVVAALCRLLKRQGVAVAPFKPQNMALNSAVTADGGEIGRAQALQAIAAGLAPHTDMNPVLLKPSSDTGAQVIIHGKVRAEMNARDYHQYKTVAMAAVLESHARLLRQYETVIVEGAGSPAEINLRERDIANMGFAEAVDCPVVLVADIDRGGVFAHIVGTLACLSDSERQRIVGFVINRFRGDIKLLEPGLEWLEQQTGKPVLAVLPYLHGLFLDAEDAVQAVQAERGAFRVVVPSTPRMSNHTDFDALRAHPDVDLRFVRAGEPVPPADLIVLPGSKNTRGDLAWLAAQGWPERIARHLRYGGKVIGICGGFQMLGLAVRDPYGVEGAAGESAGLGLLDMVTTLTRDKRLEQVSGHCAFADASVAGYEIHMGVSTGDALDRPVFHIGGRPEGARSFDDQVMGTYLHGLFDTPQACQALLRWAGLDSDQTVDTAALREASLERLADATVPLMERLLSLK, from the coding sequence ATGCGCTTCCCCTACTCCACCCTGATGGTGCAGGGCACCACGTCCGACGCGGGCAAGAGCACGGTGGTCGCCGCCCTGTGCCGGCTGCTGAAACGGCAAGGCGTCGCGGTGGCGCCGTTCAAGCCGCAGAACATGGCGCTGAACAGCGCCGTCACCGCCGACGGCGGCGAGATCGGCCGTGCTCAGGCGCTGCAGGCCATCGCCGCCGGCCTGGCGCCCCATACCGACATGAATCCGGTGCTGCTGAAACCTTCCAGCGACACCGGCGCGCAGGTCATCATCCATGGCAAGGTGCGCGCCGAGATGAACGCGCGCGACTATCACCAGTACAAGACCGTCGCGATGGCCGCCGTGCTGGAGTCGCATGCGCGGCTGCTGCGCCAGTACGAGACGGTGATCGTGGAAGGCGCCGGCAGCCCGGCCGAGATCAACCTGCGCGAGCGCGACATCGCCAACATGGGCTTTGCCGAGGCGGTCGATTGTCCCGTCGTGCTGGTGGCGGACATCGACCGCGGCGGCGTCTTCGCCCACATCGTCGGCACGCTGGCCTGCCTGTCGGACAGCGAACGGCAGCGCATCGTCGGCTTCGTCATCAACCGCTTCCGCGGCGACATCAAGCTGCTGGAGCCCGGCCTGGAATGGCTGGAACAGCAGACGGGCAAGCCCGTGCTGGCCGTGCTGCCCTATCTGCATGGCCTGTTCCTGGACGCCGAGGACGCGGTGCAGGCCGTGCAGGCCGAGCGCGGGGCATTCCGCGTGGTCGTCCCCAGCACGCCGAGGATGAGCAACCACACGGACTTCGACGCGCTGCGGGCCCACCCGGACGTCGACCTGCGCTTTGTCCGCGCGGGCGAGCCGGTGCCGCCGGCGGACCTGATCGTCCTCCCCGGCAGCAAGAACACGCGCGGCGACCTGGCGTGGCTGGCTGCCCAGGGCTGGCCGGAACGGATCGCACGTCACCTGCGCTATGGCGGCAAGGTGATCGGCATCTGCGGCGGCTTCCAGATGCTGGGGCTCGCGGTGCGCGATCCGTACGGCGTGGAGGGCGCGGCCGGCGAGTCGGCCGGCCTGGGCCTGCTGGACATGGTGACGACGCTGACGCGCGACAAGCGGCTGGAACAGGTCAGCGGCCATTGCGCGTTCGCCGACGCCAGCGTGGCCGGCTACGAGATCCACATGGGCGTCTCGACGGGCGATGCGCTGGATCGTCCCGTCTTCCATATCGGCGGACGCCCGGAAGGGGCCCGCTCGTTCGACGACCAGGTAATGGGTACTTACCTGCATGGCCTGTTCGACACGCCTCAGGCCTGCCAGGCCTTGCTGCGCTGGGCGGGCCTGGACTCGGACCAGACCGTCGACACGGCCGCACTGCGCGAGGCCAGCCTGGAGCGTCTGGCCGATGCGACGGTGCCTTTGATGGAGCGCCTGCTCTCGCTGAAGTAG
- a CDS encoding enoyl-CoA hydratase: MQYEDLIVEVQGKVAVIRLNRPKALNALNDNMMNELGEALAAFDKDPQIGCIILTGSEKAFAAGADIVAMKDYTYQDTYRDNYITRNWEHILKVRKPVIGAVAGYALGGGCELAMMCDFLIAADTAKFGQPEIKIGVTPGAGATQRLPRTIGKSKAMDLLLTARTIDAAEAERIGIVSRVVPADQLLAQALEAANTIAAMPLSVAMMIKDAVNRAFETTLTEGVNYERRLFHAAFGTPAQREGMSAFLEKRLPKFEGL, from the coding sequence ATGCAATATGAAGATCTGATCGTCGAAGTGCAGGGCAAGGTGGCCGTGATCCGCCTGAACCGTCCGAAAGCGCTGAACGCGCTGAACGACAACATGATGAACGAGCTGGGCGAAGCCCTGGCCGCCTTCGACAAGGACCCGCAGATCGGCTGCATCATCCTGACTGGCAGCGAGAAGGCGTTCGCGGCCGGCGCAGACATCGTCGCGATGAAGGACTACACGTACCAGGACACCTACCGCGACAACTACATCACGCGCAATTGGGAGCACATCCTGAAGGTGCGCAAGCCGGTCATCGGCGCGGTGGCGGGCTATGCGCTGGGCGGCGGCTGCGAGCTGGCGATGATGTGCGACTTCCTGATCGCGGCGGATACGGCCAAGTTCGGCCAGCCGGAAATCAAGATCGGTGTCACGCCCGGCGCCGGTGCGACGCAGCGCCTGCCGCGCACGATCGGCAAGTCGAAGGCGATGGACCTGCTGCTGACGGCGCGCACGATCGACGCGGCCGAGGCCGAGCGCATCGGCATCGTCTCGCGCGTCGTGCCGGCCGACCAGCTGCTGGCGCAGGCGCTGGAAGCGGCCAATACCATTGCCGCGATGCCGCTGTCGGTGGCGATGATGATCAAGGATGCCGTCAACCGCGCCTTCGAGACGACGCTGACGGAAGGGGTGAACTACGAGCGCCGCCTGTTCCATGCCGCGTTCGGCACGCCGGCCCAGCGCGAGGGGATGTCGGCCTTCCTCGAAAAGCGCTTGCCAAAGTTCGAGGGGCTTTGA
- a CDS encoding universal stress protein: protein MFKSILLPTDGSELSDKATAIAVEFARVHGARIVGITVIQPFPFAPMTDGAIIPDAEVFETQSNVAARKNVDRIAAAAAAAGIPFEGIVANSHNPYQEIVAAAEKHNCDIILMASHGRKGLNKLFLGSETQKVLAHTQLPVLVLR from the coding sequence ATGTTCAAGAGTATTCTGTTGCCCACCGACGGCTCGGAGCTGTCGGATAAAGCCACCGCCATCGCCGTCGAATTCGCCCGGGTGCACGGCGCCCGCATCGTCGGCATCACGGTCATCCAGCCATTCCCTTTCGCGCCGATGACCGATGGCGCCATCATTCCGGATGCCGAGGTGTTCGAGACCCAGTCCAACGTGGCGGCGCGCAAGAACGTGGACCGCATTGCCGCCGCCGCGGCCGCCGCCGGCATTCCGTTCGAGGGGATCGTCGCCAACTCGCACAATCCCTACCAGGAGATCGTCGCGGCCGCCGAGAAGCACAACTGCGACATCATCCTGATGGCCTCGCACGGCCGCAAGGGGCTGAACAAGCTGTTCCTCGGCAGCGAGACGCAGAAGGTGCTGGCGCACACCCAGCTGCCCGTGCTGGTGCTGCGTTGA
- a CDS encoding murein transglycosylase A, whose amino-acid sequence MAVVAAIAALLAGCATQPTPAPVPVPQPVPQPEPAPVTPPVPQPEVPGKISFVPGTFADLPGWSRDDLRAAWPAFLSSCSVLGKRAEWKEPCSIARTVDKSSDAAIRLFFESFLQPQRVIAPDGSDSGLVTGYYEAQLRGSRRQAGAYQTPLYKAPADLLTIDLTSVYPDLKGKRLRGRLQGNKVVPYASRAEIASPGFAGKELLWVDDPVEAFFLEVQGSGRVQLDTGETVRVAYADQNGHPYKSIGKWLVEQGELTPEQATAQGIKAWIAGHPTRRQELFNTNPSYVFFREEKLPDPNVGPKGSLGVPLTPQRSVAVDATQIPLGVPMFLNTTQAASDIPLQRLVMAQDTGGAIRGAIRIDFFFGFGPEAAENAGRMKQSGQVWVLLPKVTP is encoded by the coding sequence TTGGCCGTCGTTGCCGCCATTGCCGCGCTGCTGGCCGGTTGCGCGACGCAGCCGACGCCCGCGCCGGTGCCAGTCCCGCAACCGGTGCCGCAACCCGAGCCGGCACCCGTTACGCCACCGGTGCCTCAGCCGGAAGTGCCTGGCAAGATCAGCTTCGTGCCGGGCACGTTCGCCGACCTGCCGGGCTGGTCGCGCGATGACCTGCGCGCGGCCTGGCCCGCGTTCCTGTCCTCGTGCAGTGTGCTGGGCAAGCGTGCCGAGTGGAAGGAACCCTGCTCGATCGCGCGCACGGTGGACAAGAGCAGCGACGCGGCCATCCGCCTGTTCTTCGAGTCGTTCCTGCAGCCGCAGCGCGTGATCGCGCCGGACGGCAGCGACAGCGGCCTCGTGACGGGTTACTACGAAGCGCAGCTGCGCGGCTCGCGCAGGCAGGCCGGCGCCTACCAGACGCCGCTGTATAAAGCGCCGGCCGACCTGCTGACGATCGACCTGACCAGCGTCTACCCGGACTTGAAGGGCAAGCGCCTGCGCGGCCGGCTGCAGGGCAACAAGGTGGTGCCATACGCCAGCCGGGCCGAAATCGCCAGCCCGGGCTTCGCCGGCAAGGAGCTGCTGTGGGTGGACGATCCCGTCGAGGCCTTCTTCCTGGAAGTGCAGGGCTCCGGCCGCGTGCAGCTCGATACGGGCGAGACGGTGCGGGTCGCGTACGCGGACCAGAACGGCCATCCCTATAAATCGATCGGCAAGTGGCTGGTGGAGCAGGGCGAGCTGACACCGGAGCAGGCCACGGCGCAGGGCATCAAGGCTTGGATTGCCGGCCACCCGACGCGCCGCCAGGAACTGTTCAATACGAATCCCAGCTATGTGTTCTTCCGCGAGGAAAAGCTGCCCGACCCGAATGTCGGGCCGAAAGGATCGCTGGGCGTGCCGCTGACGCCGCAACGCTCGGTGGCGGTGGATGCCACCCAGATCCCGCTGGGCGTGCCGATGTTCCTGAACACGACCCAGGCCGCCAGCGACATCCCGCTGCAGCGCCTGGTGATGGCGCAGGACACGGGTGGCGCCATCCGCGGCGCCATCCGAATCGACTTTTTCTTCGGCTTCGGGCCGGAGGCTGCCGAAAACGCCGGCCGCATGAAGCAGAGCGGCCAGGTGTGGGTGCTGCTGCCGAAGGTTACGCCCTAA